The proteins below are encoded in one region of Paralysiella testudinis:
- a CDS encoding YadA C-terminal domain-containing protein — protein MANIPAPPIMGTTTIGAGLGHYDNQSALAIGATHYFLNGVSIKGSVSTGFTGESNSYGAGISYTW, from the coding sequence ATGGCCAATATCCCAGCGCCGCCTATTATGGGCACAACCACTATTGGTGCTGGTTTAGGACATTATGACAATCAATCTGCTTTAGCTATTGGAGCTACACATTATTTCTTAAATGGTGTATCTATTAAAGGATCTGTCTCCACAGGCTTTACTGGAGAAAGCAACTCTTATGGTGCCGGTATCTCTTATACATGGTGA
- the orn gene encoding oligoribonuclease — translation MQNPNNLAWLDMEMTGLNPDSDKIIEVAMIITDQDLNILAQSDVLVIHQPDSIMDNMDAWNTSTHQRTGLTAKVKAATLTEAEAEQQLLHFMAQWLPEKTSPMCGNTIHQDRRFMARYMPKLEAYFHYRNLDVSTLKELAKRWHPAVAKGVVKKGAHQALDDIIESIEEMKHYRAQFLKLPQ, via the coding sequence ATGCAAAACCCCAACAACCTGGCCTGGCTGGACATGGAAATGACCGGCCTGAACCCCGACAGCGACAAAATCATCGAAGTAGCGATGATTATCACCGATCAAGACCTCAATATCCTTGCCCAGTCGGATGTATTGGTGATCCACCAGCCCGACAGCATTATGGACAATATGGACGCTTGGAACACCAGCACCCACCAGCGCACCGGCCTTACCGCCAAAGTGAAAGCCGCCACCCTCACCGAAGCCGAAGCCGAGCAGCAACTGCTGCACTTTATGGCGCAGTGGCTGCCTGAAAAAACCAGCCCCATGTGCGGCAACACCATCCACCAAGACCGCCGCTTTATGGCGCGCTACATGCCCAAGCTGGAAGCCTATTTCCACTACCGCAACCTCGATGTATCCACCTTAAAAGAACTGGCCAAACGCTGGCATCCCGCCGTGGCCAAAGGCGTGGTAAAAAAAGGCGCGCATCAGGCATTGGACGACATCATCGAAAGCATTGAAGAAATGAAGCACTATCGAGCGCAGTTTTTGAAATTGCCGCAGTGA
- the copM gene encoding CopM family metallochaperone — protein MKKFIVPLLTLLSASGLVFAAPEMQHNASAPHVAEYHEAMASMHDDMMQGIGMSNPDAAFAAGMLPHHQGAVKMAEIELKYGKDPQMRQLAENIIAAQQAEIDLMQNWLRQYAKHQHD, from the coding sequence ATGAAAAAATTTATTGTTCCGCTATTGACCCTGCTGAGCGCCAGTGGTTTGGTGTTTGCGGCACCTGAAATGCAGCATAATGCATCGGCACCACATGTAGCAGAATACCATGAAGCGATGGCCAGTATGCATGACGATATGATGCAGGGCATCGGCATGAGCAACCCCGATGCGGCCTTTGCAGCAGGAATGCTGCCACATCATCAGGGCGCGGTTAAAATGGCCGAAATCGAGCTGAAATACGGTAAAGATCCACAAATGAGGCAGTTGGCGGAAAATATCATTGCGGCGCAGCAGGCTGAAATTGACTTGATGCAGAATTGGTTGCGCCAATATGCTAAGCATCAACATGATTGA
- a CDS encoding M48 family metallopeptidase has translation MDSQTVYVLFLLFFAVSTLGQLYLSLRQSRAVLRHRGAVPSAFADTVTLAEHQKAADYSLAKQRFSRYEIVFQAALLWLFTLGGGLNVLALLSQKLVASTLWQGVVLLGLFGLVSMVLGWPWALYRTFVLEARFGFNQTTLPTWLADQFKGVLLALIIGTPLLLAVVYLMGAMGKLWWLYVWLLWLGFSLLLLWAFPKWIAPLFNKFEPLADSALQARIESLLQRTGFKSKGVFVMDGSKRSGHGNAYFTGLGQNKRIVFFDTLLKDMQPQEVEAVLAHELGHFAHKHIIKQMAVTFALALAVLFVLGLLLPQPAFYSGLGVDYPSHAMALLLFLLVLPVFTFPFSPLSGLMSRKNEFEADRFAARYAAAADLIHALTKLYRSNAASLVSDAWYSRFYDSHPGAQARIAALQALMKTQKAA, from the coding sequence ATGGATTCGCAAACCGTTTATGTGTTGTTTTTGCTGTTTTTTGCCGTGAGCACGCTGGGGCAGCTGTATTTATCGCTGCGGCAGAGCCGTGCGGTGCTGCGCCACCGTGGCGCGGTGCCATCGGCGTTTGCCGATACGGTGACGCTGGCAGAGCATCAGAAAGCCGCCGATTACAGCTTGGCCAAGCAGCGTTTTTCCCGCTATGAGATTGTGTTTCAGGCAGCCTTGCTGTGGCTGTTTACCTTGGGCGGCGGCTTGAATGTGTTGGCGCTGTTGAGCCAAAAGCTGGTGGCGTCCACTTTATGGCAGGGCGTGGTGTTGCTGGGCTTGTTTGGCTTGGTGAGCATGGTGTTGGGCTGGCCGTGGGCGCTGTACCGCACTTTTGTGCTGGAAGCGCGCTTCGGCTTTAACCAAACCACGCTGCCCACGTGGCTGGCCGACCAGTTTAAGGGCGTGCTGTTGGCGCTGATTATCGGCACGCCGCTGCTGCTGGCGGTGGTGTATTTGATGGGCGCGATGGGCAAGCTGTGGTGGCTGTATGTGTGGCTGCTGTGGCTGGGCTTTTCTTTGCTGCTGCTGTGGGCGTTTCCCAAATGGATTGCGCCGCTGTTCAATAAATTCGAGCCTTTGGCCGACAGCGCTTTACAGGCGCGGATTGAAAGCCTGTTGCAGCGCACCGGCTTTAAAAGCAAAGGCGTGTTTGTGATGGACGGCTCCAAACGCAGCGGCCACGGCAATGCTTATTTCACCGGGCTGGGGCAAAACAAGCGCATCGTGTTTTTTGATACTTTATTAAAAGACATGCAGCCGCAAGAAGTGGAAGCGGTGTTGGCACACGAATTGGGGCATTTTGCGCATAAGCACATCATCAAACAAATGGCGGTAACCTTTGCGCTGGCTTTGGCGGTGCTGTTTGTGCTGGGCTTGCTGTTGCCGCAACCGGCGTTTTACAGCGGCTTGGGCGTGGATTACCCCAGCCATGCCATGGCTTTGCTGCTGTTTTTGCTGGTGTTGCCGGTGTTTACCTTCCCGTTTTCGCCTTTGTCGGGCTTGATGTCGCGCAAAAACGAATTCGAGGCCGACCGCTTTGCCGCTCGCTATGCCGCCGCCGCCGATTTAATCCACGCGCTCACCAAGCTCTACCGCAGCAATGCCGCCAGTTTGGTGAGCGATGCCTGGTATTCGCGCTTTTACGACTCCCATCCCGGTGCGCAAGCGCGGATCGCGGCGTTGCAAGCATTGATGAAAACACAAAAGGCTGCCTGA
- the rsgA gene encoding ribosome small subunit-dependent GTPase A — MSKATAQIITSYGRRYIVRTPQGQTFDATTRGKRVDFACGDEVHISPINAEQVVIEDYLPRTSLLYRQDAFKSKLIAANVTQLLVVLAAVPSPSELLLQRALLAAEAAEIRAVIVLNKADLPETAAWAQKLAFYTTLGYPLLTVSALAGADALRPVLQGQTNIFLGQSGMGKSTLTNALLGNAAARVGDISTRLDSGRHTTTHAQLYDLDAHTRLIDSPGLQAFGLHHLHATDLLHYFPDLRGLAGQCRFHNCRHQQEPGCAVKAAAAAGSIKPERLAFLQAVSAELMP; from the coding sequence ATGAGCAAAGCCACCGCGCAAATCATCACCAGCTATGGCCGCCGCTATATTGTGCGCACGCCGCAAGGGCAAACCTTCGATGCCACCACCCGTGGCAAACGGGTGGATTTTGCCTGTGGCGATGAAGTGCACATCAGCCCCATCAATGCCGAGCAAGTGGTGATTGAAGACTACTTGCCGCGCACAAGCCTGTTGTATCGGCAAGATGCGTTTAAAAGCAAATTGATTGCCGCCAATGTAACGCAACTGCTGGTGGTGCTGGCGGCGGTGCCGTCGCCCAGCGAATTATTGCTGCAACGCGCCTTGCTGGCCGCCGAAGCCGCCGAAATCCGCGCCGTGATTGTGCTCAATAAAGCCGATTTGCCCGAAACCGCCGCGTGGGCGCAAAAGCTGGCGTTTTACACCACGCTGGGCTATCCGCTGCTCACCGTGAGCGCCTTGGCCGGTGCCGATGCCTTGCGCCCGGTATTGCAAGGGCAAACCAATATTTTTCTCGGCCAGTCGGGCATGGGGAAATCCACCCTCACCAACGCCTTGCTCGGCAACGCCGCCGCCCGCGTGGGCGATATTTCCACCCGCTTAGACTCCGGCCGCCACACCACCACCCACGCCCAACTGTACGATCTGGATGCCCACACCCGCCTAATCGACTCCCCCGGCTTGCAAGCCTTCGGCCTGCACCACTTACACGCCACCGATTTGTTGCACTACTTCCCCGATTTGCGCGGCCTGGCCGGGCAATGCCGCTTTCACAACTGCCGTCACCAACAAGAGCCGGGCTGCGCAGTTAAAGCCGCCGCTGCCGCAGGCAGCATCAAGCCCGAGCGGCTGGCGTTTTTGCAGGCGGTGAGCGCCGAATTGATGCCTTGA
- a CDS encoding DEAD/DEAH box helicase translates to MANVHTRDLIDYIRQNAASSSLAKAKLLQPQLERLDGEQAVYTCKGSSRKPYVIVINYEYGRIQTMCTCPYDHEGICKHTVASLRALVDYFNRVGSTALPETAKPAAASAQAALSYPLTKQGLLDLAAIEEKLRLEGFHYNKQQHAQSSSCELVKLEPGDMVLEAESWYGRNRQQWRLLPQQNCVEISCDCTQKYQGKYCQHVVIGLQFVADNLGADCLSADYANHKIAAFLQAYGLTLSDDYQRFFTFGFDAQGFTVEHKMSGLQPLDYTVVAEDTPALPAHLYPATLPEYTSALVVEFSGRTLQGLTCVEGKYDKKRTDLATSIRALSYYSSAETLVSGRHSPQLLQMFWQSEQVNKHYQRYRRQQKNQDLQQAQTAFARLCAELTDCRLFAHRFNQTYVRKNLQPLSLNTEDKVSLLFKLEEDALCYTLSAKIKIGSRSYLLHSNQLTITPLFVRRQDEILPLDNLRLTTDLLDSIQQPQKSFLKQNSAHFQQHILQPLSCLYEIEGVEVLKIPAKTNRKTAKKQPLPTAAATTAPPAKQVYISEQEGWVFFRLAMQYADKLIQVHSNEMRLLPGADGTIRCLPRDTEAEAELVQLFESLHPDFAQGNGLYVLSPAQLSDNFWLLEAAEQLQSADIALLGTHTLTSFNYNLNKPSVAVRLASGTDWFDMHINISFGNQQVQLKDVQKAFLKKQNYVVLGDGSIGMLPQQWMAQFAQYFQAGEIKKNHLQISNHQFGIIDELYQSLNEKPAFLVDLYQRKQRLQNLGAQSDIPVPKGIEARLRPYQQHGLNWLVFLHQNRLGGCLADDMGLGKTLQTITFLQYLKQTEQPQQPTLIVAPTTLVFNWQDELAKFCPSLKVLNFTGAARSGSLSELSQYDIVLTTYGSLLRDIDELKEIAFYYAILDESQAIKNPQSQRYKAVRLLKAHNRLILTGTPIENNTFDLYAQFNFINPGLLGSSSHFKSAFAEAIDKNKDADTSALLARLVNPFILRRTKTQVATELPPKIESILYCEMGKKQRQVYEAFKQRYRDYLLNKIDENGIAKAQLYILEGLMKLRQICNSPALLSDDADYGDESVKLDMLVEHIKEKTGQHKILVFSSFVKMLQLIQTRLQAENIECEYLDGQTRNRREKVANFQTNADVRVFLISTKAGGTGLNLTEADYVLIVDPWWNPAVENQAIDRSYRIGQTRHVMAYRMICKDSIEEKILALQQSKKTVAESIISVDEEKKSFDLNEVKKLFA, encoded by the coding sequence ATGGCAAACGTTCACACCCGAGACCTAATCGACTATATCCGCCAAAATGCCGCTTCAAGCAGCCTTGCCAAAGCCAAGCTGTTGCAGCCACAGTTAGAAAGGCTAGATGGCGAGCAGGCGGTTTATACCTGTAAGGGCAGCAGCAGAAAGCCGTATGTCATCGTAATCAATTACGAATATGGCCGAATCCAAACCATGTGCACCTGCCCCTATGACCACGAGGGCATCTGCAAACACACCGTGGCATCGTTGCGTGCCTTGGTTGATTATTTTAATCGGGTAGGCAGCACCGCCTTGCCGGAAACAGCAAAGCCCGCCGCCGCGTCGGCCCAGGCAGCCTTAAGCTATCCGCTCACCAAACAAGGTCTGTTGGACTTGGCCGCCATCGAAGAAAAATTGCGCTTGGAAGGGTTTCATTACAACAAGCAACAACATGCACAAAGCAGCAGTTGCGAGCTGGTGAAGCTGGAGCCCGGCGATATGGTGTTGGAGGCCGAAAGCTGGTATGGCCGCAATCGGCAGCAATGGCGTCTATTGCCGCAGCAAAACTGTGTAGAAATCAGCTGCGACTGCACCCAAAAATACCAAGGCAAGTATTGCCAGCATGTGGTGATTGGGCTGCAATTTGTGGCCGACAACCTCGGTGCCGATTGCCTGAGCGCCGATTATGCCAACCACAAAATCGCCGCCTTTTTACAAGCTTACGGCCTCACCCTCAGCGATGATTATCAGCGCTTTTTTACTTTTGGGTTTGATGCCCAAGGCTTTACAGTAGAGCACAAAATGTCGGGTTTGCAGCCGCTGGACTACACCGTGGTTGCCGAAGATACACCTGCCTTGCCCGCACATCTGTATCCGGCCACGCTGCCTGAATACACCTCGGCGCTGGTGGTTGAGTTTTCGGGACGCACCTTGCAAGGCCTTACCTGTGTAGAAGGCAAGTACGACAAAAAACGCACCGATTTGGCCACGTCTATCCGTGCGCTGAGCTATTACAGCTCGGCAGAAACGCTGGTTTCCGGCCGCCACAGCCCACAATTGCTGCAAATGTTTTGGCAAAGCGAGCAGGTAAACAAGCACTATCAGCGCTACCGCCGCCAGCAAAAAAACCAAGACTTGCAGCAGGCGCAAACCGCATTTGCGCGCCTGTGTGCAGAGCTGACCGATTGCCGCCTGTTTGCCCACCGCTTCAACCAAACGTATGTGCGCAAAAATTTACAGCCGCTCAGCCTCAATACCGAAGACAAAGTAAGCCTGCTGTTCAAACTCGAAGAAGACGCGCTGTGTTATACCCTCAGCGCCAAAATCAAAATCGGCAGCCGCAGCTACCTGCTGCATTCCAACCAGCTCACCATCACCCCGCTGTTTGTGCGCCGCCAAGATGAAATTCTGCCGCTGGATAATCTGCGCCTCACCACCGATTTGCTTGACAGCATCCAACAGCCGCAGAAAAGCTTCCTCAAGCAAAACAGCGCCCACTTCCAGCAACACATCTTGCAGCCGCTCAGCTGCCTGTATGAAATCGAAGGCGTGGAAGTACTTAAAATCCCCGCCAAAACCAACCGCAAAACCGCCAAAAAACAGCCGCTGCCCACTGCGGCTGCCACCACCGCCCCGCCTGCCAAACAGGTTTATATCAGCGAGCAAGAAGGCTGGGTGTTTTTCCGCCTCGCCATGCAGTATGCCGACAAACTGATTCAGGTTCACAGCAACGAAATGCGCTTATTGCCCGGCGCCGATGGCACCATCCGCTGCCTGCCGCGCGACACCGAGGCCGAAGCCGAATTGGTGCAATTGTTTGAAAGCCTGCACCCCGATTTTGCCCAAGGCAACGGCCTGTATGTATTAAGCCCCGCACAATTAAGCGACAATTTCTGGCTGCTGGAAGCGGCTGAACAACTGCAAAGCGCCGACATTGCCCTGCTGGGTACCCATACGCTCACCTCGTTTAATTACAACTTAAACAAACCCAGCGTGGCGGTGCGCTTGGCTTCCGGCACCGATTGGTTTGATATGCACATCAATATCAGCTTTGGCAACCAACAAGTGCAGCTTAAAGACGTGCAAAAAGCGTTTTTGAAAAAACAAAACTACGTGGTGTTGGGCGATGGCAGCATCGGCATGCTGCCGCAGCAATGGATGGCGCAATTTGCCCAGTATTTCCAAGCCGGTGAAATCAAAAAAAACCACTTGCAGATTTCCAACCACCAGTTCGGCATCATCGACGAGCTATACCAAAGCCTCAACGAAAAACCGGCTTTTCTGGTGGATTTATATCAGCGCAAGCAGCGCCTGCAAAACTTGGGCGCGCAAAGCGATATACCCGTGCCCAAAGGCATCGAAGCCCGGCTGCGCCCCTATCAGCAACACGGTTTGAACTGGCTGGTGTTCCTGCATCAAAACCGCTTGGGCGGCTGCCTGGCCGACGACATGGGGCTGGGCAAAACCCTGCAAACCATCACCTTTTTGCAATATTTAAAGCAAACCGAGCAGCCGCAACAGCCCACCCTGATTGTGGCGCCCACCACACTGGTGTTTAACTGGCAAGACGAACTGGCCAAATTCTGCCCCAGCCTCAAGGTATTGAATTTTACCGGTGCCGCCCGTTCAGGCAGCCTGAGCGAGCTGAGCCAATACGATATTGTGCTCACCACCTACGGCTCCTTATTGCGCGACATCGACGAGCTTAAAGAAATCGCATTTTATTACGCCATCTTGGATGAAAGCCAAGCCATTAAAAACCCGCAATCACAGCGCTACAAAGCCGTGCGCCTGCTCAAAGCCCACAACCGCTTGATTCTCACCGGCACCCCCATCGAAAACAACACCTTCGACTTGTATGCCCAATTCAACTTTATCAACCCCGGCCTGCTTGGCAGCAGCAGCCATTTCAAATCCGCCTTTGCCGAAGCCATCGATAAAAACAAAGATGCCGACACCTCGGCCTTGCTGGCGCGGCTGGTAAACCCGTTTATTCTGCGCCGCACCAAAACACAAGTGGCCACCGAGTTGCCGCCAAAAATAGAAAGCATCCTGTATTGCGAAATGGGCAAAAAACAGCGCCAAGTATATGAAGCATTTAAACAGCGCTACCGCGATTACCTGCTCAATAAAATTGACGAAAACGGCATTGCAAAAGCGCAACTGTACATACTGGAAGGCCTGATGAAGCTGCGCCAAATCTGCAACAGCCCCGCGCTGTTGTCAGACGATGCCGACTACGGAGACGAATCGGTGAAGCTCGATATGCTGGTGGAACACATCAAAGAAAAAACCGGCCAACACAAAATTTTGGTGTTTTCCAGCTTCGTTAAAATGCTGCAGCTGATCCAAACCCGCTTACAGGCCGAAAACATCGAGTGCGAATACCTCGACGGCCAAACCCGCAACCGCCGCGAAAAAGTGGCCAATTTCCAAACCAATGCCGATGTGCGCGTGTTTCTTATCAGCACCAAAGCCGGCGGCACCGGCCTGAACCTCACCGAAGCTGATTATGTGCTGATTGTGGATCCGTGGTGGAACCCCGCCGTAGAAAACCAAGCCATCGACCGCAGCTACCGCATCGGCCAAACCCGCCACGTCATGGCCTACCGCATGATTTGCAAAGACAGCATCGAAGAAAAAATCCTCGCCCTACAGCAAAGCAAAAAAACCGTGGCAGAAAGCATCATCAGCGTAGACGAAGAGAAAAAATCGTTTGATTTAAATGAAGTGAAAAAACTGTTTGCCTGA
- a CDS encoding putative Ig domain-containing protein produces the protein MFSDADGDVLHYTVVQSNGVPLPAWLSYDAASQTLSGTAGKDDIGKLSLMVVAQDPAGASAQQAFTLTVAADNAVYITGFGISGLGDDEIVGSAGDDIIWANAGNDTVYAGKGNDFVNGGLGDDHLFGEEGNDTLQGGLGDDVLSGGLGNDKLEGGLGNDTYLFAKGDGQDRIYDLGGSNDTLTLSDLTVNDVWFARQGNHLEISVIGSEDKITVENQFLWFFGHPNKVENIRLDNGIHIADTQLDKLINAMAAFAPGQNNGKSVPEQMQQYMHQIGAADYWQGNSGIL, from the coding sequence TTGTTTAGTGATGCCGATGGCGATGTGTTGCATTACACCGTGGTGCAAAGCAATGGTGTACCGCTGCCTGCATGGCTAAGCTACGATGCGGCCAGCCAAACCTTATCCGGTACGGCAGGCAAAGACGATATCGGCAAGCTGAGCCTGATGGTAGTAGCTCAAGACCCGGCCGGCGCCAGCGCACAGCAAGCGTTTACACTCACGGTAGCCGCTGATAATGCGGTTTACATCACCGGCTTTGGTATCAGCGGGTTGGGTGATGATGAAATTGTGGGCAGTGCCGGGGACGATATTATTTGGGCAAATGCCGGTAACGATACGGTGTATGCGGGCAAAGGCAACGATTTTGTGAATGGCGGGCTGGGTGACGACCATTTGTTTGGCGAAGAAGGCAACGACACTTTGCAAGGCGGCTTGGGCGACGATGTACTTAGCGGCGGCTTAGGCAACGATAAGCTGGAAGGCGGGCTGGGCAACGATACTTATTTGTTTGCCAAAGGCGACGGCCAAGACCGAATCTACGATTTGGGCGGCAGCAACGACACCCTCACTTTATCTGATTTAACGGTAAATGATGTGTGGTTTGCCCGCCAAGGCAACCATCTGGAAATTTCGGTTATCGGCAGCGAGGATAAAATCACCGTGGAAAACCAGTTTTTATGGTTTTTCGGCCATCCGAACAAGGTGGAAAATATCCGGCTGGACAACGGCATTCACATTGCCGATACCCAACTGGATAAACTAATCAATGCCATGGCTGCTTTTGCGCCCGGCCAAAACAACGGTAAATCTGTGCCCGAGCAAATGCAGCAATACATGCACCAGATTGGCGCGGCGGATTATTGGCAAGGCAACAGCGGTATTTTGTGA
- a CDS encoding calcium-binding protein: MGGGNDRVFGSWLADKIYGGEGNDILNGSPVVPANNPGRTQEELDKDADYIVGGAGRDLINGMAGNDIIYTGEVGEHLLADSTNERGDWALGHLGDDTIYGSSNRDFLMGGEGKDTIYGGAGDDVILGDGFVRPGNRSQNIDLSNPTTPIYPPISVPIMPWVPGMPDFGLPSLPSSVMGAEYTFINNELKWAAASGLLCPVICLVMPMAMCCITPWCKAMVYRCLHG, from the coding sequence ATGGGCGGCGGCAATGACCGGGTATTTGGCAGCTGGCTGGCCGACAAAATTTATGGTGGCGAAGGCAACGATATTCTGAATGGCAGCCCTGTTGTGCCGGCTAATAATCCGGGCAGAACACAAGAAGAGTTGGATAAAGACGCCGATTATATTGTGGGCGGTGCCGGGCGTGATTTGATTAACGGCATGGCAGGCAACGATATTATCTATACGGGCGAGGTGGGCGAGCATTTGTTGGCCGACAGCACCAATGAGCGTGGCGATTGGGCACTGGGACATTTGGGCGACGACACTATTTATGGCAGCAGCAACCGCGATTTTCTGATGGGCGGCGAGGGCAAAGATACCATTTACGGCGGTGCGGGCGATGATGTGATTTTGGGGGACGGCTTTGTCCGCCCCGGTAACCGCAGCCAAAATATTGATTTGAGCAATCCGACTACACCGATTTACCCGCCTATCAGCGTGCCGATTATGCCTTGGGTGCCGGGTATGCCTGATTTCGGCTTACCTTCTTTGCCAAGCAGCGTGATGGGTGCTGAATATACATTTATCAATAATGAATTGAAATGGGCCGCTGCCAGCGGGCTGCTCTGCCCCGTAATTTGTTTAGTGATGCCGATGGCGATGTGTTGCATTACACCGTGGTGCAAAGCAATGGTGTACCGCTGCCTGCATGGCTAA
- a CDS encoding GntR family transcriptional regulator — protein sequence MDMIKSLLDSDLKGDQIYAQLAAQLMSGQLLPGDRLKIRELADKMGTSVTPVRDALLRLVQDGALVMPTPRDIRVRSLTLREYLEIRSIRLELEGMAAGMAAIKATAADVERMEALMAANETALANHEFQQGIVLNQVFHFELCRIAEMPLLTEILNRLWMKIGPLIAQAYHQGGRAMVDHHYPVVQALRNRDHQAARIAIQTDLLSGGRIILHLKMQEDAAAGAGG from the coding sequence ATGGATATGATTAAAAGCCTGCTTGATTCCGATTTGAAGGGCGACCAAATATACGCCCAGCTGGCCGCACAGCTGATGAGCGGCCAACTATTGCCGGGCGACCGCCTTAAAATTCGTGAGCTGGCCGATAAGATGGGCACCAGCGTCACGCCGGTGCGCGATGCGTTGCTGCGGCTGGTGCAAGATGGTGCGCTGGTGATGCCCACGCCGCGAGACATCCGCGTGCGCAGCCTGACTTTGCGTGAGTATCTGGAAATCCGCAGTATCCGGCTGGAGCTGGAAGGCATGGCCGCCGGTATGGCGGCGATTAAGGCCACGGCGGCGGATGTGGAGCGCATGGAAGCGTTGATGGCGGCGAATGAAACCGCTTTGGCCAATCATGAATTTCAGCAGGGCATTGTCTTAAACCAGGTGTTTCATTTCGAGCTGTGTCGCATTGCCGAAATGCCCTTGCTAACGGAGATTTTGAACCGTTTGTGGATGAAGATAGGCCCGCTGATTGCCCAAGCCTACCATCAAGGCGGGCGTGCCATGGTTGATCACCATTACCCGGTGGTGCAGGCGTTGCGCAACCGCGACCATCAAGCCGCGCGCATTGCCATTCAAACCGATTTGCTCTCGGGCGGGCGGATTATTTTGCATTTGAAAATGCAGGAAGATGCGGCAGCGGGGGCGGGTGGATAA
- a CDS encoding phosphotransferase, with product MNQAQQAAANSASTGNTGCVLMHPPPPVTLAHGLQLAADVYGWDARAEWLSGERDKNMLLHLSDGRKMVLKFINAAETAAETDIQVRVLDWLQHKACTVHTPQAIRTAAGACTTTCRIGNTEVRVRAYTFLEGVSVAQTAITPELQSSFGQTAAHMALALAGFDHPALAQRVLLWDVMHVGQLVGWAQTILPDDDIKALALRFFPAFNQQILPLLRAMPQQVIHSDLSRSNTVVATSRPQHIYGVLDFGDLTRAPRVVELAIAASYALDEHNGQPLAALAQIVAAYETVLPLSPAEHQVLPQLVQARLLQRIVISEWRAAQFPHNSAYIMRSNAQARALIRQLAPDWPGCNARAGV from the coding sequence ATGAATCAGGCACAGCAGGCAGCAGCAAACAGCGCATCAACCGGCAACACCGGCTGCGTGCTGATGCACCCGCCGCCGCCGGTAACATTGGCCCACGGCCTGCAACTGGCTGCCGATGTTTACGGCTGGGATGCCCGCGCCGAATGGCTCAGCGGCGAGCGCGATAAAAACATGCTGTTGCACCTGAGCGATGGTCGCAAAATGGTACTCAAATTTATCAATGCTGCCGAAACAGCTGCCGAAACCGATATACAGGTGCGGGTGCTCGATTGGCTGCAGCACAAAGCCTGCACCGTACACACCCCTCAGGCCATCCGTACCGCCGCCGGTGCTTGCACCACCACTTGCCGCATCGGCAACACCGAGGTACGCGTAAGGGCATACACCTTTCTGGAAGGCGTATCGGTGGCGCAAACCGCCATCACGCCCGAGCTGCAATCTTCATTTGGCCAAACCGCCGCCCACATGGCCTTGGCACTGGCCGGGTTTGATCATCCGGCATTAGCGCAACGCGTGTTGCTGTGGGATGTGATGCATGTGGGGCAATTGGTGGGCTGGGCGCAAACCATTTTGCCCGACGACGATATCAAAGCGCTGGCTTTGCGGTTTTTCCCCGCCTTCAACCAGCAGATTCTGCCTTTGCTGCGCGCCATGCCGCAGCAAGTGATTCACAGCGATTTGTCGCGCAGCAACACCGTGGTGGCCACATCCCGACCGCAACACATTTATGGCGTGTTGGATTTTGGCGATTTAACCCGCGCACCCCGCGTGGTCGAGCTGGCCATTGCCGCTTCATACGCACTGGATGAACACAACGGCCAACCTTTGGCCGCGTTGGCACAGATTGTGGCCGCCTATGAGACTGTGTTGCCGCTCTCCCCGGCAGAGCATCAGGTACTGCCGCAATTGGTGCAGGCGCGGCTGTTGCAGCGGATTGTGATTTCCGAGTGGCGTGCGGCGCAGTTTCCGCACAACAGTGCTTACATTATGCGCAGCAATGCCCAAGCGCGGGCGCTGATTCGCCAACTGGCACCTGATTGGCCGGGCTGTAATGCCCGTGCAGGAGTATAG